In the Shewanella sp. OMA3-2 genome, one interval contains:
- a CDS encoding Trm112 family protein, which yields MAFDKKLLDIVACPVCKGKLDYDKDAQQLICKFDKIAYPINDGIPVLLENRAIPLVAAD from the coding sequence ATGGCTTTTGATAAAAAGTTACTTGATATTGTCGCTTGTCCTGTGTGCAAAGGTAAACTGGATTATGATAAAGATGCCCAACAGCTGATTTGTAAATTTGATAAAATAGCCTATCCGATTAATGACGGTATTCCAGTGTTACTTGAGAATCGTGCTATTCCGTTAGTGGCGGCTGATTAA
- a CDS encoding DNA internalization-related competence protein ComEC/Rec2, whose translation MNRFIFGFCISSLIGLLWPVIPSQWCLPFLLLLALVCLFKAPRLSGAFFAVFWVSIYFYSLDFQFDVTPKTHNTFTAEIVSLVNDNRDWISLDVRVIEPKLTNINLSGLFKTLTGDPIYRLTWQQAPKVKLGQIWHFETKLKPITSIANQGGFNQQRYYINRHIVAKGRIKQASLLSYQPSLRQRWLTEFATVSPKIANGDLLLALLFGDKSQISAQRWQQLRQTGTGHLIAISGLHLSVVFGLVFGLCFVILTRVKFAQTVMGKLNLLYGMFAVHCALTVAVLSALGYAYLAGFAVATQRALFMLLFLVLFSLLKQHHSVWQRLMYALARVLFIDPLSMLSAGFWLSFIALAIILRFVDISAGHVSQLSSDVNWRDKIFAYIASLWSIQWRLALGLGVLQALLFGTLSIHSIWINLIVVPWFSLLVIPIALCCFMCWLMLSPLMLSASIYFSDDEPNLESVFFIVADKLLVPFSQLLTWSDDFSYNLVYVSESWVGAGVFSLLGWALLLTFSWTFKRSFRRSFNRSSFNRSVVIDIKARQRHLMILLVTILLNLPISLLVFSRISLMNSSDDQAQVSPLSGPIYLHVLDVAQGSAIVLQQQHRAIIYDAGAAFGDFSYAERAILPFLRARGITRLDYIVISHHDNDHSGGLIPMLTAFPNARLIADNGSELLTDSPNLNNPHISDCYPGLWQWGRVTMTSLADNLGSDKDNNQSCVMMLNIEFDNNVEQTSYQHPDTSSALTTKVFKVLLTGDIEAQREQSLILNKQQINADIVFVPHHGSRTSSTDNFIDAVSPQLAIVSAGFNNQYGFPKLDVMARYQQRGINTLVSGDQGQISIKFQHTGYQVNTYRNDLAPFWYNRLFRFGQIVKPE comes from the coding sequence ATGAATCGATTTATATTCGGCTTCTGTATAAGCAGCCTCATTGGATTACTTTGGCCTGTAATCCCATCGCAATGGTGTTTACCGTTTCTATTACTCTTGGCTTTGGTCTGCCTTTTTAAAGCACCCAGATTAAGTGGTGCATTTTTTGCTGTTTTCTGGGTAAGTATCTATTTCTATTCGTTAGACTTTCAGTTTGATGTCACACCAAAAACTCACAATACATTTACAGCAGAGATAGTATCACTAGTCAATGACAACCGCGACTGGATAAGCCTTGATGTGCGTGTAATTGAGCCAAAATTAACCAATATTAATCTATCGGGTTTATTTAAAACCCTAACAGGTGACCCAATTTACCGTTTAACCTGGCAACAAGCTCCAAAAGTTAAGTTAGGACAAATATGGCACTTTGAAACTAAGTTAAAGCCGATTACTAGCATAGCTAATCAAGGGGGGTTTAATCAGCAGCGTTATTATATTAATCGTCATATTGTGGCTAAAGGCCGAATTAAACAGGCAAGTTTATTGTCTTACCAACCGTCATTACGCCAGCGTTGGTTAACTGAGTTTGCCACTGTTAGCCCTAAAATAGCCAATGGCGATCTATTGTTGGCATTGTTATTTGGCGATAAAAGCCAAATATCAGCTCAACGCTGGCAGCAATTACGTCAAACCGGCACTGGCCATTTAATTGCTATTTCAGGATTACATCTGTCGGTGGTTTTTGGGTTGGTATTCGGCTTATGTTTTGTCATATTAACCCGGGTTAAATTTGCGCAAACCGTTATGGGTAAACTTAACCTGCTTTACGGTATGTTTGCTGTGCATTGCGCCTTAACCGTAGCAGTATTATCGGCATTAGGTTATGCCTACCTTGCAGGTTTTGCCGTTGCTACACAGCGAGCCCTATTTATGTTGCTCTTTCTGGTGCTGTTTAGCTTGTTAAAGCAGCATCACAGTGTGTGGCAACGATTAATGTATGCCTTGGCCAGGGTGTTATTTATCGACCCTTTATCTATGTTAAGTGCAGGTTTTTGGCTGTCTTTTATCGCCCTCGCTATCATTTTGCGTTTTGTTGATATTTCAGCAGGTCATGTTAGTCAATTATCTTCAGACGTTAATTGGCGAGACAAAATATTCGCTTATATTGCTTCATTATGGTCAATTCAGTGGCGACTCGCTTTAGGGCTAGGTGTGCTGCAAGCGCTACTATTTGGGACATTATCAATTCACAGTATTTGGATAAACCTCATTGTTGTGCCCTGGTTCAGTTTATTGGTTATCCCTATAGCACTTTGCTGCTTTATGTGTTGGCTGATGCTAAGTCCATTGATGCTAAGCGCATCAATATATTTCTCAGACGATGAACCGAATCTTGAAAGTGTTTTTTTCATTGTGGCAGATAAACTACTGGTACCGTTTAGCCAATTATTAACTTGGTCTGATGATTTTAGTTACAATCTTGTTTATGTCAGCGAATCGTGGGTTGGCGCGGGCGTGTTTAGTCTACTTGGGTGGGCGTTGTTACTGACATTTAGCTGGACCTTTAAAAGGTCATTTAGACGGTCATTTAATCGAAGTTCATTTAATCGCAGTGTAGTGATTGATATTAAAGCAAGACAGCGTCACTTAATGATACTGCTGGTAACTATCTTGCTGAATTTACCTATCAGTTTATTAGTTTTTAGTCGTATTTCATTGATGAACAGTTCTGATGATCAAGCTCAAGTATCTCCCTTAAGTGGACCTATTTACCTTCATGTATTAGATGTGGCCCAAGGCTCAGCCATTGTGCTTCAGCAGCAACATCGAGCCATTATTTATGATGCTGGCGCTGCCTTTGGAGATTTCAGTTATGCCGAGCGCGCAATATTGCCTTTTCTGAGGGCGAGGGGCATTACACGGTTAGATTACATTGTAATAAGTCACCATGATAATGATCACAGCGGAGGGTTAATACCTATGCTAACCGCTTTTCCCAATGCTCGCTTAATTGCTGATAATGGCAGCGAATTGTTAACTGATAGCCCTAACTTAAATAACCCTCATATCAGTGACTGTTATCCTGGATTATGGCAATGGGGCAGAGTGACAATGACGAGCTTAGCGGATAATTTAGGCTCAGATAAAGATAACAATCAATCCTGTGTGATGATGCTGAATATAGAGTTTGATAATAATGTTGAACAAACAAGCTATCAACATCCTGACACTTCAAGTGCGCTAACAACTAAGGTTTTCAAGGTACTCTTAACGGGCGATATTGAGGCGCAAAGAGAGCAAAGCTTGATTTTGAATAAGCAACAGATAAACGCTGATATTGTGTTTGTTCCCCACCATGGTAGTCGCACTTCATCAACGGATAACTTTATTGATGCCGTGTCACCACAATTGGCGATAGTGAGTGCAGGTTTTAATAATCAATACGGATTTCCTAAATTAGATGTGATGGCGCGCTACCAACAGCGTGGTATAAATACCTTGGTTAGCGGGGACCAAGGGCAGATCAGCATTAAATTTCAACATACTGGTTATCAAGTAAACACTTATCGTAACGATTTAGCGCCATTTTGGTATAACCGTTTGTTTAGATTTGGCCAGATAGTTAAACCAGAGTAG
- the lpxK gene encoding tetraacyldisaccharide 4'-kinase encodes MQNWINQIWYQGHWVKWLLLPLSAVFALISCSRRALFSLGIKKVTQLPVPVVVVGNITAGGSGKTPTVIYLINLLRANGLKPGVVSRGYGAKIDGVVSVTQSSKAIDVGDEPLMIVMRTQVPMVVGSQRVLAAQTLLADFDVDVIICDDGLQHYALGRDIEIALVDGARRYGNQCLLPAGPLREGLWRLANIDWIINNGGPLLVNHQGPIEQLMQLVPAPLCRVKPQSSDEALVSELLGTEPLIIEQPVIAIAGIGNPQRFFDSLVQQGYQLKQTVAFADHQAYDQQQLFELSAHTPLLMTEKDAVKCRDFALQNWWYLPVNAKLSEQFDSQFMSRVTQLIQLKKEI; translated from the coding sequence ATGCAAAACTGGATAAATCAAATTTGGTATCAAGGCCACTGGGTAAAGTGGCTTTTACTGCCTTTGTCTGCGGTGTTTGCTTTAATTAGCTGCAGCAGACGTGCGCTATTTAGTTTAGGTATCAAAAAAGTCACTCAATTACCCGTACCTGTGGTGGTGGTAGGTAATATCACCGCGGGTGGCAGCGGTAAAACGCCAACCGTGATTTACTTAATTAATCTGTTACGAGCCAATGGTTTAAAGCCTGGCGTTGTTAGCCGTGGTTATGGGGCAAAGATTGACGGTGTAGTCAGTGTCACTCAATCAAGTAAAGCGATTGATGTGGGGGATGAACCGTTAATGATTGTGATGCGCACCCAAGTGCCTATGGTCGTTGGCAGTCAGCGTGTATTAGCGGCGCAAACGTTATTAGCTGATTTTGATGTTGATGTGATTATTTGTGATGATGGTTTACAGCACTATGCCTTAGGGCGTGATATTGAAATAGCCTTAGTCGATGGTGCGCGCCGTTATGGTAACCAATGTTTATTACCTGCGGGGCCGTTAAGAGAAGGTCTCTGGCGTTTAGCCAATATAGACTGGATTATTAATAATGGTGGGCCGCTATTAGTAAATCATCAAGGCCCAATAGAGCAGCTGATGCAATTAGTGCCAGCGCCATTGTGCCGAGTTAAGCCGCAGTCGTCTGATGAGGCTTTGGTTTCTGAATTATTAGGTACTGAGCCATTAATTATTGAACAACCTGTTATTGCGATAGCAGGCATTGGTAACCCACAGCGTTTTTTTGATAGTTTGGTGCAGCAAGGTTATCAACTTAAGCAGACTGTCGCCTTTGCCGATCATCAAGCTTACGATCAACAACAGCTATTTGAGCTATCAGCACACACACCATTATTAATGACCGAAAAAGATGCGGTTAAATGTCGCGATTTTGCGTTACAAAACTGGTGGTATTTGCCGGTAAATGCAAAGCTAAGTGAACAATTTGATAGTCAGTTTATGAGTCGAGTGACTCAACTTATTCAACTTAAAAAGGAAATCTAA
- a CDS encoding MFS transporter — translation MVCETSWYRNRYCYIRHIFGGAVLAPLFGYWLSEGISWRQGFQYASVIPFILLVLTILLVRSKPSVIGLKPYGTENYSQQSQDDLSNHGLEYGEAIRTRSFWAITVIAMCTFYTLMGLQANLVLHLQDLGFDIQSASAGLSVLFIPALIGKFLFGVFADKFEGNKLFYGNIIMMLIGLVALIVSSQATVMYSIGLIGFAWGGFYTILQLNAVNNFGLKASGKILGTITILDAIGAGLGIYLTGVIFDVYGSYQYAFIIYAVLCTIALLLISQVKKHV, via the coding sequence CTGGTTTGTGAAACATCGTGGTACCGCAATCGGTATTGCTATATTAGGCACATCTTTGGGGGGGCGGTATTAGCGCCATTATTTGGTTATTGGCTAAGTGAAGGCATTTCATGGCGTCAAGGATTTCAATATGCATCAGTAATTCCATTTATATTATTAGTGCTAACAATCCTTTTAGTTAGAAGCAAACCTTCCGTTATCGGTTTAAAGCCTTATGGTACTGAGAATTACTCTCAGCAGTCACAAGATGATTTATCAAATCATGGTTTGGAGTATGGTGAAGCGATTAGAACCCGTTCGTTCTGGGCGATAACCGTTATAGCTATGTGTACCTTTTATACCCTAATGGGACTGCAAGCTAACTTAGTACTGCATTTACAAGACTTAGGTTTCGATATTCAGTCGGCCTCGGCCGGTTTAAGTGTGCTGTTTATTCCAGCCTTAATCGGTAAGTTTTTATTCGGCGTTTTTGCAGATAAATTTGAAGGTAATAAGCTGTTTTACGGCAATATTATCATGATGCTAATTGGCTTAGTGGCATTGATTGTAAGTTCACAAGCTACTGTGATGTATAGCATCGGCTTAATAGGTTTTGCTTGGGGTGGTTTCTATACCATACTGCAGCTTAATGCGGTTAATAACTTTGGCTTAAAAGCATCTGGTAAAATATTAGGTACTATTACCATTCTAGATGCCATTGGTGCGGGTTTAGGTATCTATTTAACAGGCGTCATATTTGATGTTTACGGTAGCTATCAGTATGCATTCATCATTTATGCGGTACTTTGTACTATCGCGTTATTATTAATCAGCCAAGTTAAAAAGCACGTTTAA
- a CDS encoding GNAT family N-acetyltransferase: protein MIRAFKAADLTEFAEYRNVADIAKYQSWTEYSLDDAKKLFAQTNYAQFAVSGNWYQLAIADAITDQLIGDMAVHFIDEYQAEVGFTIAPQHHKQGVATEALQCLLGYLFTELSRHRVIAITDCLNTASVAVLEKVGFRREGHFKQNVMFKGRWGDEYLYAMLASDFNR, encoded by the coding sequence ATGATCCGTGCTTTTAAGGCCGCTGACTTAACCGAATTTGCAGAGTATAGAAATGTTGCAGATATTGCCAAATATCAAAGCTGGACAGAATACAGTTTAGATGATGCAAAAAAACTCTTCGCACAAACGAATTATGCACAATTTGCTGTGTCAGGTAATTGGTATCAATTAGCCATCGCGGATGCCATAACGGATCAATTAATTGGTGACATGGCAGTGCACTTTATTGATGAATATCAAGCTGAAGTCGGCTTTACCATTGCACCACAACACCATAAGCAAGGCGTTGCTACAGAGGCGCTGCAGTGTTTACTGGGCTATTTATTTACTGAGTTATCGCGACATCGAGTTATTGCAATAACTGACTGCTTAAATACTGCGAGTGTTGCGGTGTTAGAAAAAGTTGGTTTTAGACGAGAAGGGCATTTTAAGCAAAATGTGATGTTTAAAGGACGTTGGGGTGATGAATACCTATATGCCATGTTAGCCAGCGATTTTAACCGTTAA
- a CDS encoding DUF2062 domain-containing protein, which produces MPKKFIKRFMPDPKTLQKHKYLRVFGKLLDKPNLWVLNRKSAPGAFAVGLFIGWMPMPFQMVAAAGLAILFNVNIPIAVALVWITNPITMPFMFYMAYLVGVKLLGVERLPFEFEVSWQWVETSISTLGPPFLLGCLVLGLVFAAIGYLVINSLWKYSILFKWQKRK; this is translated from the coding sequence ATGCCAAAAAAATTCATAAAAAGATTTATGCCTGACCCGAAAACACTTCAAAAGCATAAATATTTGCGAGTGTTTGGCAAATTATTAGATAAACCCAATTTATGGGTATTAAATCGCAAATCGGCTCCAGGGGCGTTCGCGGTAGGTCTATTTATTGGCTGGATGCCAATGCCATTCCAAATGGTTGCAGCAGCAGGATTAGCGATTTTATTTAACGTTAACATTCCGATTGCGGTGGCATTAGTGTGGATAACAAACCCTATTACAATGCCATTTATGTTTTATATGGCCTATTTAGTCGGTGTGAAATTACTCGGGGTTGAAAGGCTTCCTTTTGAGTTTGAGGTAAGTTGGCAATGGGTAGAAACATCAATATCAACTCTTGGCCCACCTTTTTTACTCGGCTGCTTGGTATTAGGCCTGGTATTTGCGGCAATCGGTTACCTAGTGATTAATAGCCTATGGAAATATTCAATATTATTTAAATGGCAAAAGCGCAAATAA
- the msbA gene encoding lipid A export permease/ATP-binding protein MsbA: MSSYSDNEMWSVFKRLMIYVLPMKAMFIMAVLALLTYGAVDAGFIAFIKPFIDQGFASTATTVAGVEIPSHGGFNTDNDIMRMAPFVVIGMFTLRGLANFVSTYCVSYMSAQLIMDMRQQVFEHYLHLPVSYIDRENSGNLISRVTFDTEQIARASGSALISIVRDSMTVVGMLAIMFYFSWKLSLCILVIGPLMGIVISIVSKRFRKVSKQIQSAMGGVTATTEQMIKGHKNVLSFGGQQTEIARFFKVNDTNRHQNMKLAVAQSISQPLIMVIGSFALAFVLYAASWDSMKTELTAGTFTAILGAMMAMLQPIKNLTRVNAEFQRGIAACTTIFELLDTPVEPDHGRHSVDRVKGHLQFNSVSFSYPEQDRKALNQIEFDVKPGKTIALVGRSGSGKSTIANLITRFYGGLSNGDILLDGISIYDYQLKSLRNQVALVSQQVTLFNDTIANNIAYAYPGEATREQIEHAAELAYAMEFINTLPEGLDTQVGENGVLLSGGQRQRIAIARAMLRDAPVLILDEATSALDTESEKAIQKGLDNLRHNRTSVVIAHRLSTIESADEILVIDQGKVIERGIHKELITQNGVYASLYQMQFSS, translated from the coding sequence ATGTCGTCATACTCAGATAATGAAATGTGGAGCGTTTTTAAACGCTTAATGATTTATGTTTTACCGATGAAAGCCATGTTTATTATGGCGGTATTGGCTTTGCTTACCTATGGTGCAGTCGATGCCGGTTTTATCGCGTTTATTAAACCTTTTATTGACCAAGGCTTTGCCTCTACAGCGACTACCGTTGCTGGAGTGGAAATCCCGTCTCACGGCGGTTTTAATACCGATAATGACATTATGCGCATGGCGCCTTTTGTGGTAATTGGTATGTTTACCCTGCGCGGTTTGGCGAATTTTGTGTCGACCTATTGTGTGTCGTACATGAGCGCCCAACTTATTATGGACATGCGTCAGCAGGTTTTTGAGCACTATTTACATTTACCCGTGAGTTATATTGATCGTGAAAATAGCGGCAATCTTATTTCCCGTGTGACCTTTGATACAGAGCAAATTGCAAGAGCATCAGGCAGTGCACTCATTTCTATTGTCCGGGACTCAATGACAGTGGTTGGCATGTTAGCCATCATGTTTTATTTTTCGTGGAAATTGTCTCTGTGTATTTTAGTGATTGGCCCATTAATGGGCATAGTGATTAGTATTGTGAGTAAACGTTTTCGAAAAGTGTCTAAACAAATTCAATCTGCTATGGGCGGGGTGACGGCAACAACTGAACAAATGATTAAAGGCCACAAAAATGTGTTGTCATTTGGTGGTCAACAAACCGAAATAGCGCGTTTTTTTAAAGTGAATGACACTAACCGTCATCAAAATATGAAGCTAGCAGTGGCACAATCTATTAGCCAGCCGTTGATTATGGTGATTGGCTCATTCGCCTTAGCCTTTGTGTTGTATGCCGCCAGTTGGGACAGCATGAAAACTGAACTAACCGCCGGTACCTTCACCGCCATTTTAGGCGCTATGATGGCCATGTTGCAGCCAATTAAAAATTTAACCCGTGTTAATGCTGAGTTTCAACGGGGTATTGCAGCTTGTACCACTATTTTTGAATTATTAGATACACCAGTAGAGCCAGATCATGGTCGCCATAGTGTGGATCGTGTTAAAGGCCATTTACAATTTAATAGCGTCAGCTTTAGTTACCCTGAACAAGATAGAAAAGCCCTTAATCAAATTGAGTTTGATGTAAAACCGGGAAAAACTATCGCATTAGTTGGCCGCTCAGGTTCAGGAAAGTCGACTATTGCTAATTTGATCACCCGTTTTTATGGCGGTTTATCAAATGGTGACATTTTACTTGATGGCATCAGTATTTATGATTACCAATTAAAGAGTTTGCGCAATCAAGTGGCATTAGTGTCTCAGCAAGTCACGCTATTTAATGACACTATTGCTAATAATATTGCCTATGCCTATCCAGGTGAAGCGACCCGCGAGCAAATTGAACATGCGGCAGAGCTTGCATACGCGATGGAGTTCATTAATACCTTACCAGAGGGCTTAGACACCCAAGTAGGAGAAAACGGCGTGTTGTTATCTGGTGGTCAACGTCAACGTATTGCCATCGCCCGAGCCATGTTACGTGATGCACCGGTATTGATTTTAGATGAGGCAACATCAGCATTGGACACCGAATCTGAAAAAGCGATTCAAAAGGGTTTAGATAATTTACGCCATAACAGAACTTCAGTGGTTATTGCCCATCGTTTATCAACCATAGAGTCAGCCGATGAAATCTTGGTTATTGATCAAGGTAAAGTCATTGAGCGCGGCATACATAAAGAGTTGATTACCCAAAATGGCGTTTATGCCAGTTTGTATCAAATGCAATTTAGCAGCTAG
- a CDS encoding MFS transporter — MQSISTAPQNTSSKRMHWIIVFIAMLSLMLSNGMVFTGITAFDSAILAEFPDWSRGDLKLRELITLVGVGILAPLFGILIDKVGVRALMIVGCLILMPTYYAYGYVENITHIYILHIFLSIVMVSCGLNVGVILVSNWFVKHRGTAIGIAILGTSLGGRY; from the coding sequence ATGCAATCAATTTCAACCGCACCGCAAAATACATCCAGTAAACGAATGCATTGGATTATTGTTTTTATCGCTATGCTAAGCTTAATGCTCTCAAACGGCATGGTTTTTACCGGTATTACCGCTTTTGACAGCGCTATTTTGGCTGAGTTTCCTGACTGGAGTCGAGGCGACTTAAAGCTACGTGAACTCATCACCTTAGTTGGTGTGGGTATTCTAGCACCTCTATTTGGTATTTTAATCGATAAGGTCGGTGTAAGGGCCTTAATGATTGTTGGTTGTTTAATCCTAATGCCAACTTATTATGCTTATGGTTATGTAGAAAATATTACCCATATTTATATTCTGCATATTTTCCTGTCTATTGTTATGGTGAGTTGCGGCCTTAACGTTGGCGTAATTTTAGTCTCAAACTGGTTTGTGAAACATCGTGGTACCGCAATCGGTATTGCTATATTAGGCACATCTTTGGGGGGGCGGTATTAG